In Benincasa hispida cultivar B227 chromosome 8, ASM972705v1, whole genome shotgun sequence, the sequence ATTTGTAATGTAATGTAATCCAAACCTCATGTTTGGATTGAACGTTTTGGGTTTAATGTGTAATATTAAACTCACTCCGTTTTGTCATAATTTTCACCCAATCCTCTTTCCCACTGTTTTCATACTTCACAATCTCATTTCCATTCCACCCTTGATTTCTCAACACTCATCTAATCTTGATTTCGCCTCTTAGTGTGCACTTTACGTATAAGGTTTgataaaaagtaatttttaaaaaacaaaacattcaaaattatttagttaattttaaattctaaatgcTCTTATTATGCattttacaattaaaaaaataaataaatatagccTGTTTATGTTTTTGAAGAACTCGTAGCACAAAAAAGattataaattcaattattatatGTACGAAGGCTTTTTTTTTAGTGACTGTATTGTTTTATACTACCATTGTCTCTACTTCTAAGAAAGTTTATGAAACTTTGCACTTTGAATGAAAATAGGCAGTGCAATGGGGAAGACCCTCCATGATCGACGCAGAGCGCCGCCTTCTAGCGAACGCCCTTCTCGACTTCTCAAACGAAAGATTCATCCTCCTCTCCGAAACCTGTATTCCTCTCTACAACTTCACAACTATCTATAATTACCTTGTTAATGCTCAACACACCTTCGTTTCTTCCTACGATGATCCTCGAAAAATCGGTCGTGGTCGTTACAACCCCAAGATGTTTCCGATCGTGTCGATTGCCAACTGGCGAAAAGGATCACAGTGGTTTGAAGTTGATCGAACGGTGGCCGTTGAGATAATCTCTGACAAAACATATTATCCTATTTTCCGGGATCACTGCGGCCCACCGTGTTACATGGACGAGCATTACATTCCTACGTTGGTTAATATTGTTATGCCGGACCGGAATTCCAACAGAACCGTTACTTGGGTTGATTGGTCCAAAAATGGTCCGCATCCTGGAAGATTCGGGAGGCGGGAGGTCTCGGTCGAGCTTTTGAACcgggttcggttcggttttaatTGTACTTATAATAATGGAAACGACACCGTTTCCTTATGCTTTCTGTTTGCTCGGAAATTCATGCCGGATTCTTTACAACCTCTGCTGAAGATTTGGCCATCTCTGTTGGAAGGTTTGGTTTAatcttaaataataataatataatgttgctaaattctaaattatcattCAATATTTTTACACAAATTGATGTAATCTTGATTTAAACTATACGAAAGAACGATATAcacaaaaaaatagaattaatttctttgctcatttttttatttgaatttcatgTGTTTATGAGACCATCGATTTGGGTGAATTTCGTTAATTAGATCCTACTAATTGAATTAACTAGACTGCCATATTGTTTAAATAAACTTGattatttgaaatatattttctatgttttcaTAAAATGCATGTATAATATAATCATGGAGTTCAAAACAATTCTTCGATTATTCAACATAGCATGCAATAGAAATATGTTTTAGGGTAATGGTAATGGCTAGCACTTTTAGGGTTAATAGTTAATCgtgtaataatatttttaaataattgcaaatataaccAAATCTATCAAGATTAGACTCTATCTCTGATACTCCTATtaatgatatggtctatcaccaATAGTTATGAGAGttgaatctaaattttattatatttataaattctttttcattatgttatatttactaTTACTTTGGATTTATTACTATATTCGTAACAAAACAggactaaatttgtaacaatGGGCTAAGTTTTAATCTAGTTAGTTAATGTAAAAGTCCAAAGTTATCAAGTAAAAAGTCCAATTTCAAAACCAGGTGggattttattttactttagtATTGTTCCTTTTAGCAAACAAAATATGAAAGATCAATCAGCAAAACTAAGAAGGGGAAATAACCAGAATTTAGAGCGGACACTACTCATAGTGGGTGATTTTTTAGCTAAATTTTTGTCACTGCTATGTCGTCGAGCGGAGAAGCTAACTGATATATCAAAGTGCCACTGTATTATTTGCAGTTGACAAGGAGAAATTTCTTGAACTGAAACTAAAGAAAACGACACACCATTGAAGGAATAGAGTAGAGAGTCATTGAAGAGATAATAAATGCAAGAAAAAATCCTAGCTTTTGTATCTATTGAATAAGAGCAGAagcacaatatatatataatgtcttGGGAAGAAAAATTCTTACCTTAGATACACTCACACAAGATAATGATAAGGTTGGAatttccttattttattaacagtAGGGAAGATTTTGAGAGCTTCTCTTCTCTCCCATTAGTCTCAACATATGAGAATTGATACAAAATTGGCAATGACTCTCATGGCCTCAATGACCCTTACAAATAACTCTCCCTTCCCGTGGGCCCCTCctcactctctctcttttctgtTTTTCCTCCTCTAACTAACAATATTCCCTAGCCCTTATATTCTCTCAATATTTTCCTAACTTACttattttctttccatttctttcttctttcatatACTTTGGTTATTAAGGGTCTATCAATACCCGCCCCCCAAAGAgccaccttgtcctcaaggtggaaATCAGGAAATTGGTCATTGATTACGTCTGGAAGCTCCCATGTTGCCTCAGTTTTGTCTCCATTCTCCCAACAAATTAATACTTTTGTTTGTTGATCTCCGGAAGGTGAAGTTCTGATGCCTAACAACTCAGCAGGTTGTGCTATGAAACTCAACTTGTCGGTCACATTAGGAGGAATTGGTATGTTAGGCAGATTGCAGCCGTCTGCCTTTCAAAGGACTGATATGTGAAACACAGGGTAGATACCCGTTTCGACTGGCAATGCTAGCTTATATGCTGTCTTCCCAATGCGATCAGTCACCTGAAATGGCCCTACAAACCGTGGTGCTAGCTTTGGATGCTTGTGATTGGCTATAGATGACTGTCTATATGGTTTAAGCTTAGGGTAGACCTAGTCTCCTATGCCAAATTTCACATCCCTCCTCTTTGCATTAGCCGTCTTAATCATTCTTTGTTGTGCCTTGTGTAGCGAGTCCTTAAGCTTGGCTATCATCATATCTCTATCTCGCAGCTGAATGCTAACCTCGCTGACTGAGCTAGAACCATTCATGTATCCGAGTATAGGTGGGGGGCAGCCATACATAACTTTGAAGGGAGTGGCTTGGGTAGCTGTGTGAAATGAGGTATTATAACAGAACTTGGCCCAAGGCATCCACTTAGCCCATTGTTTAGGGTTGCTCATAGTAAAACATCTCAAATAAGTTTCGATACAGATTAACTACCTCCGTCTATCCATCCGTCTGGGGATGGTAAGCTGTACTTCTGCATAACTGAGTTCCCATCATACGGAAGAGCTCTTCCCAAAATAAACTAGTAAAGATTTTGTCATGATCGGACACGATGCTTCGAGGGTAACCATGTAAGCGCACGACTTCTTTAACAAATACTTCAGCCACAGATTTAGCAGAAAATGGATGTTTTAGGGTGATGAAATGGGCGTACTTGGACAGTCGGTCTACCACTACCAGGATGTATCAAATCCTTCAGATTTTGGAAGCCCTTCAATGAAGTCCATGGAGATATCCACCCATACTCTGTCAGGAATGGGTAGGACTGATAGGAGGCCTGCTGGTGAAAGGGATAAGTACTTGGCCTGCTGGCAGATTCCACAGTTTGCCACAAACTGCTGAACGACTTTCTTCATTCCCTTCCAATATACTTCCTTGGACAGCCTCTGATAGGACTTCAAGCTTCCTTGGTGTCCTCCTATGGGGCTATTGTGGAACTCATATAATAATAGGGGTATTGTGGGTGAAGTGGCCGATAGTACGATCCTTCCTTTATAGCATAGCAATTCACCCTTAATACTGTACCCGGTAGGAGCAGGCTGATCAGTTAACAATGTCCCACTCAATTCCTTATCCGCACCCATTTATTTAACAAAAACAGAGGTATTCAACCCCTTCATTACACTGAGCACTCCAAGTTCCAATGAGGTTGATGGTCGAGAAAGAGCTTCTGCTGCCGAATTTTCAGTTCCTCTCTTGTATTCAATGCTAAAGTCATATCCCATGAGTTTGGCGATCCAATGTTGGTATTCTCCGGTGATTACCCTCTGTTCTAGAAGAAATTTTAGGCTTTTCTGGTCTGCCCTGACTATGAAGTGTCTTCCTAGAAGGTAGGGTCTCCATTTTTGAATCGCAAACACCATGGCCATTAATTCCCGCTCGTATACTGCC encodes:
- the LOC120083058 gene encoding glycosyltransferase BC10-like is translated as MANDQLKHSPSQFSQIFHFLFLLIGFSFGMAISLNLKSFSSFNIHLPNFSLPSSQSSTLVSIKQQQQQPPASSSPPPLQLPSPSVELDMNEFLEANVEPPLMHSMRDDEVFWRASMVPMIKEFPYERVPKIAFMFLIKGALPLAPLWEMFFKGHEGLFSIYVHTHPLYNVSSSLPPNSVFYGRRIPSQAVQWGRPSMIDAERRLLANALLDFSNERFILLSETCIPLYNFTTIYNYLVNAQHTFVSSYDDPRKIGRGRYNPKMFPIVSIANWRKGSQWFEVDRTVAVEIISDKTYYPIFRDHCGPPCYMDEHYIPTLVNIVMPDRNSNRTVTWVDWSKNGPHPGRFGRREVSVELLNRVRFGFNCTYNNGNDTVSLCFLFARKFMPDSLQPLLKIWPSLLEGLV